CCGATAGCGGCACGCGGTGTATAAATCCCGCGAGTACAAATTATTGTACGAGCATTATCGTATTAAGTATTATACGAGCGCCGATTGAAATTGACATCCATTTGCCAGAGCAGTTCAGTGCAAGCTCGGCGTTGCCCCGAAGAGCTCCGCCATCTTTCACCGCGTTCACATTTcgacgtaattttaatttagagcAACCAGTTTATCTTGCAAGAGCGagatttaacaaaaatacaaatttgtgCATACAAAATTGTGGCTTCGTGAAATGTAGCGAAAAATACACgcgctgatatttttcaaaaagacTCGTCGGATTAAcgttgttttgaaaaatttagttcaTGCAGAATAagcttttaaaagtaaaatctatGATAAAAGAGacataaaaaagttttgtattaaaaatattattaaattaaatcaaataactaacaattcaaattaattcagtattttagaataaaactctgattatatttataagtgttAGCAAGACGTAGTTTAGTTCTTACAAATACTATCATTAGACTAATAATTAAGCAAAGATATCCCTGTGTCAATGAAAGAATTAGGGGAAAATATGATAgaggtaaattaaaaattaataacaaaaactataACAAAAGAGAAGCGAAAGATTTTATctcataatattaaagaaaatttcaaattgcaatgctacaattattaataaatcgtTCGCCAATAACTTCttaacgaataatttttatcgACAGTGGGAGAGCTCGGAATCGGACTTTTCAGACACTGAGGACTCAAATGAGTTAGGGGCCAACGTGGGCCCCGAGATCGCCACAATGGACACTATAGACAGTGTCAACAAACGACAAGCCACTCGTGTCTTCAAGAAGTCCAGTCTCAATGGCAAAATCACGGTTTACCTTGGCAAGAGAGATTTCGTCGATCACATCACACATGTCGATCCTATTGGCACGTATCCATCATAATAGCCCACGcgctttcaaaaaaataatgtattgattattaatagGTATTACGTTGAGCGCACGTATATACCATTTTCTAATATAacgattttatgaaaataaatattttcttcggaattttgtattaaaagatatttttataaatttcagaCGGGGTCGTTCTGATCGATCCTGACTACATAAAAGACCGAAAAGTGTTTGGTCACGTCCTCGCGGCGTTTAAATATGGCAGAGAGGATCTGGACGTCCTCGGGCTGACCTTTCGTAAGGACCTCTACCTAGCGGCAGAACAGATTTACCCGGTGCTTCAAGGATCTCAACCCCCCAGGGAGCTGACGCGATTGCAAGAGAGGTTGATCAAGAAGTTGGGCAGCAATGCGTACCCCTTTTACTTCGAATTACCACCCCACTGCCCCGCTTCGGTTACTCTGCAACCGGCACCAGGTGACACCGGCAAACCCTGCGGTGTCGATTACGAATTGAAAGCGTTCGTAGGTGAAACGCAAGACGACAAACCGCACAAAcggtataaattttaatacacaattttaaaaatcttctctctcaaaaaaatattttttattcagaagaaattaaattcaatataaaaaattctcacTTCTCgcatagaaataaatattttcacacTAAGAAAACAATAATGTgtctatttaataatttcatcgTAATTAAATGATGAAATTTAGGAGTTGCGTGAGATTGGCGATCAGGAAAATTATGTACGCGCCATCGAAACAAGGCGAGCAGCCCTCGGTGGAGGTCAGCAAAGAGTTCATGATGTCCCCGAACAAGCTACATCTGGAAGCCTCGCTCGATAAGGAGCTCTATCACCACGGCGAGAACATTGCTGTGAACGTGCACATAGCGAACAATAGCAACCGGACtgtgaaaaagataaaagtgtCGGTTAGACAGTTCGCGGACATCTGTCTGTTCTCCACGGCGCAATACAAGTGCACTGTCGCCGAGGCCGAGAGCGAGTGAGTATTCTGTACCTAATTACCAACGATTCATTACCGAGAGACAAAGAGACAAAGATCGCATCCCGACGAAAACGCGTTGTAACAAATGTGGGGTAACGTG
This genomic window from Solenopsis invicta isolate M01_SB chromosome 13, UNIL_Sinv_3.0, whole genome shotgun sequence contains:
- the LOC105199578 gene encoding beta-arrestin-1 isoform X2 is translated as MDTIDSVNKRQATRVFKKSSLNGKITVYLGKRDFVDHITHVDPIDGVVLIDPDYIKDRKVFGHVLAAFKYGREDLDVLGLTFRKDLYLAAEQIYPVLQGSQPPRELTRLQERLIKKLGSNAYPFYFELPPHCPASVTLQPAPGDTGKPCGVDYELKAFVGETQDDKPHKRSCVRLAIRKIMYAPSKQGEQPSVEVSKEFMMSPNKLHLEASLDKELYHHGENIAVNVHIANNSNRTVKKIKVSVRQFADICLFSTAQYKCTVAEAESDIGVAPGFTLSKVFSLRPMLAENKDKRGLALDGQLKHEDTNLASSTMEGCPVGPGFTLSKVFTLTPLLANNKDKWGLALDGQLKHEDTNLASSTLVVDPAQRENLGIIVQYKVKVKLCLGALGGELVAELPFILMHPKPEEEEPVPSTARPSPTHKTDSGEVPLDTNLIQLDTEADGDDDIIFEDFARLRLKGETEA
- the LOC105199578 gene encoding beta-arrestin-2 isoform X4 codes for the protein MKELGENMIEWESSESDFSDTEDSNELGANVGPEIATMDTIDSVNKRQATRVFKKSSLNGKITVYLGKRDFVDHITHVDPIDGVVLIDPDYIKDRKVFGHVLAAFKYGREDLDVLGLTFRKDLYLAAEQIYPVLQGSQPPRELTRLQERLIKKLGSNAYPFYFELPPHCPASVTLQPAPGDTGKPCGVDYELKAFVGETQDDKPHKRSCVRLAIRKIMYAPSKQGEQPSVEVSKEFMMSPNKLHLEASLDKELYHHGENIAVNVHIANNSNRTVKKIKVSVRQFADICLFSTAQYKCTVAEAESDIGVAPGFTLSKVFSLRPMLAENKDKRGLALDGQLKHEDTNLASSTIVVDPAQRENLGIIVQYKVKVKLCLGALGGELVAELPFILMHPKPEEEEPVPSTARPSPTHKTDSGEVPLDTNLIQLDTEADGDDDIIFEDFARLRLKGETEA
- the LOC105199578 gene encoding beta-arrestin-2 isoform X5, which codes for MKELGENMIEWESSESDFSDTEDSNELGANVGPEIATMDTIDSVNKRQATRVFKKSSLNGKITVYLGKRDFVDHITHVDPIDGVVLIDPDYIKDRKVFGHVLAAFKYGREDLDVLGLTFRKDLYLAAEQIYPVLQGSQPPRELTRLQERLIKKLGSNAYPFYFELPPHCPASVTLQPAPGDTGKPCGVDYELKAFVGETQDDKPHKRSCVRLAIRKIMYAPSKQGEQPSVEVSKEFMMSPNKLHLEASLDKELYHHGENIAVNVHIANNSNRTVKKIKVSVRQFADICLFSTAQYKCTVAEAESDVVDPAQRENLGIIVQYKVKVKLCLGALGGELVAELPFILMHPKPEEEEPVPSTARPSPTHKTDSGEVPLDTNLIQLDTEADGDDDIIFEDFARLRLKGETEA
- the LOC105199578 gene encoding beta-arrestin-1 isoform X1; amino-acid sequence: MKELGENMIEWESSESDFSDTEDSNELGANVGPEIATMDTIDSVNKRQATRVFKKSSLNGKITVYLGKRDFVDHITHVDPIDGVVLIDPDYIKDRKVFGHVLAAFKYGREDLDVLGLTFRKDLYLAAEQIYPVLQGSQPPRELTRLQERLIKKLGSNAYPFYFELPPHCPASVTLQPAPGDTGKPCGVDYELKAFVGETQDDKPHKRSCVRLAIRKIMYAPSKQGEQPSVEVSKEFMMSPNKLHLEASLDKELYHHGENIAVNVHIANNSNRTVKKIKVSVRQFADICLFSTAQYKCTVAEAESDIGVAPGFTLSKVFSLRPMLAENKDKRGLALDGQLKHEDTNLASSTMEGCPVGPGFTLSKVFTLTPLLANNKDKWGLALDGQLKHEDTNLASSTLVVDPAQRENLGIIVQYKVKVKLCLGALGGELVAELPFILMHPKPEEEEPVPSTARPSPTHKTDSGEVPLDTNLIQLDTEADGDDDIIFEDFARLRLKGETEA
- the LOC105199578 gene encoding beta-arrestin-1 isoform X3, which codes for MKELGENMIEWESSESDFSDTEDSNELGANVGPEIATMDTIDSVNKRQATRVFKKSSLNGKITVYLGKRDFVDHITHVDPIDGVVLIDPDYIKDRKVFGHVLAAFKYGREDLDVLGLTFRKDLYLAAEQIYPVLQGSQPPRELTRLQERLIKKLGSNAYPFYFELPPHCPASVTLQPAPGDTGKPCGVDYELKAFVGETQDDKPHKRSCVRLAIRKIMYAPSKQGEQPSVEVSKEFMMSPNKLHLEASLDKELYHHGENIAVNVHIANNSNRTVKKIKVSVRQFADICLFSTAQYKCTVAEAESEEGCPVGPGFTLSKVFTLTPLLANNKDKWGLALDGQLKHEDTNLASSTLVVDPAQRENLGIIVQYKVKVKLCLGALGGELVAELPFILMHPKPEEEEPVPSTARPSPTHKTDSGEVPLDTNLIQLDTEADGDDDIIFEDFARLRLKGETEA